The following are encoded together in the Streptomyces sp. NBC_01465 genome:
- a CDS encoding RNA polymerase sigma factor SigF yields the protein MPASTAPEVPLQTEPAPTTPARSRGADTRALTQVLFGQLKGLEPGSPEHSRVRGALIEANIPLVRYAAARFRSRNEPMEDVVQVGTIGLINAIDRFDPDRGVQFPTFAMPTVVGEIKRYFRDNVRTVHVPRRLHELWVQVTGATEDLTTMHGRSPTTAEIADRLKISEDDVLACIEAGRSYHAQSLEAAQEGEGMPGLLDRLGFEDPALAGVEHRDLVRHLLVQLPEREQRILMLRYYSNLTQSQISQELGVSQMHVSRLLARSFARLRSANRIEA from the coding sequence GTGCCGGCCAGTACTGCGCCCGAGGTGCCGCTCCAGACCGAGCCCGCACCCACCACCCCCGCGCGGAGCCGGGGCGCCGACACCAGAGCCCTGACCCAGGTGCTCTTCGGCCAGCTCAAGGGGCTGGAGCCGGGGAGTCCGGAGCACTCACGGGTGCGCGGGGCGCTCATCGAGGCCAACATCCCGCTCGTGCGGTACGCCGCCGCCCGGTTCCGCAGCCGCAACGAGCCGATGGAGGACGTCGTCCAGGTCGGAACGATCGGCCTGATCAACGCCATCGACCGGTTCGACCCGGACCGCGGGGTGCAGTTCCCGACCTTCGCGATGCCGACCGTCGTCGGCGAGATCAAGCGCTACTTCCGGGACAACGTACGGACCGTGCATGTGCCGAGGCGGCTCCACGAGCTCTGGGTGCAGGTCACCGGCGCGACCGAGGACCTCACCACGATGCACGGGCGGTCGCCCACGACGGCGGAGATCGCCGACCGGCTGAAGATCTCCGAGGACGACGTACTGGCGTGCATCGAGGCCGGACGTTCGTACCACGCACAGTCGCTCGAAGCCGCCCAGGAGGGCGAGGGGATGCCGGGGCTGCTCGACCGGCTCGGCTTCGAGGATCCGGCGCTCGCCGGGGTCGAACACCGGGATCTGGTCCGGCATCTGCTCGTACAGCTGCCCGAGCGCGAGCAGCGGATTCTGATGCTGCGGTACTACAGCAATCTCACGCAGTCGCAGATCAGCCAGGAATTGGGCGTCTCCCAGATGCACGTCTCGCGTTTGCTGGCCAGAAGCTTCGCGCGGCTGCGATCCGCAAACAGGATCGAGGCATAA
- a CDS encoding Dabb family protein, with product MIRHLVLFKLNEGVGRDDPRAVAGAKAFAELGDLIEEVEFWECAWNITDRPIAYDFAINSAVADADALKRYIEHPAHQAAAGQWREFATWVIADYPF from the coding sequence GTGATCCGCCATCTGGTCCTCTTCAAGCTCAACGAGGGCGTCGGGCGCGACGACCCGCGCGCGGTCGCCGGCGCGAAGGCCTTCGCCGAGCTGGGAGACCTGATCGAGGAGGTGGAGTTCTGGGAGTGCGCCTGGAACATCACGGACCGGCCCATCGCCTACGACTTCGCGATCAACTCTGCCGTGGCGGACGCCGATGCGCTGAAGCGCTACATCGAGCACCCGGCCCATCAGGCAGCCGCAGGACAGTGGCGCGAGTTCGCCACGTGGGTGATCGCCGACTACCCGTTCTGA
- a CDS encoding LCP family protein → MGTLAFVVLLVSGVGWVYLRLGGNINTFGADGISGDRPPGNASGSNVLVIGSDSRAGGNKGLGGGEGDIGRSDTAFLLHVYGDGKHAVAVSVPRDTLVDVPPCRLPDGEWTEEAPDTMFNSAFSVGETEKGNPACTQNTVEKLTGLRVDHTVVVDFEGFARMTSAVGGVQVCLPKDIYQRDLSPNRGSRGDLLFPAGLQTVEGQKALDYVRLRHGIGDGSDIGRIKRQQAFVASLIKKVKSGGLNPTTLLPLANAATKSMTVDPGLGSADKMISFAMSMKGIDLHNTKFVTIPWRYEGERVAVVEPDADRLWASLKADRPLGSPSPTTSATASPSPSASVSGEGIVVAVYNGTLTKGLAAKAAVTLRASGFTVGSVATARSQDHATTLVEYGPGEKEHAKTVAALFPDARLEATTGAGLSLVLGGSYGTTPAPAASDKARSADDNPCSNLTFG, encoded by the coding sequence ATGGGGACGCTGGCGTTCGTGGTGCTGCTGGTCTCGGGGGTCGGGTGGGTCTATCTCCGGCTCGGCGGCAACATCAACACCTTCGGGGCGGACGGCATTTCGGGTGACCGGCCGCCGGGGAACGCCTCGGGCTCGAACGTCCTGGTCATCGGCTCCGACTCGCGCGCGGGCGGCAACAAGGGCCTGGGCGGCGGGGAGGGCGACATCGGGCGCTCGGACACCGCGTTCCTGCTGCATGTGTACGGGGACGGGAAGCACGCCGTCGCCGTGTCCGTGCCGCGGGACACGCTCGTCGACGTACCGCCGTGCCGGCTTCCGGACGGGGAGTGGACGGAGGAGGCGCCGGACACCATGTTCAACTCGGCCTTCTCGGTGGGCGAGACGGAGAAGGGGAATCCGGCCTGCACGCAGAACACCGTCGAGAAGCTGACGGGGCTGCGGGTGGACCACACCGTCGTCGTCGACTTCGAGGGGTTCGCGAGGATGACCTCGGCGGTCGGCGGGGTGCAGGTCTGTCTGCCCAAGGACATCTACCAGCGCGACCTCAGCCCGAACCGCGGCTCGCGCGGGGATCTGCTGTTTCCTGCGGGGCTGCAGACCGTCGAAGGCCAGAAGGCCCTGGACTACGTACGGTTGAGGCACGGCATCGGGGACGGCTCCGACATCGGCCGCATCAAGCGCCAGCAGGCCTTCGTCGCCTCGCTGATCAAGAAGGTCAAGAGCGGCGGCCTCAACCCCACCACGCTCCTCCCCCTCGCCAACGCCGCGACGAAGTCGATGACCGTCGACCCCGGTCTGGGCTCGGCCGACAAGATGATCTCCTTCGCGATGTCCATGAAGGGCATCGATCTGCACAACACCAAGTTCGTGACGATTCCCTGGCGTTACGAGGGCGAGCGCGTCGCCGTCGTCGAGCCGGACGCCGACCGGCTGTGGGCCTCGCTGAAGGCGGACCGGCCGCTGGGCTCCCCCTCTCCCACCACGTCCGCGACCGCTTCGCCCTCACCGTCGGCCTCGGTGTCGGGCGAGGGCATCGTCGTCGCCGTCTACAACGGCACGCTCACCAAGGGCCTCGCCGCGAAGGCGGCGGTCACGCTGCGCGCGTCCGGGTTCACGGTGGGTTCGGTCGCGACGGCGCGCAGCCAGGACCACGCCACGACGCTCGTCGAATACGGGCCGGGCGAGAAGGAGCACGCCAAGACGGTGGCCGCGCTCTTCCCCGACGCGCGCCTGGAGGCGACCACGGGGGCGGGGCTGAGTCTGGTGCTGGGTGGTTCGTACGGGACGACGCCGGCGCCCGCCGCCTCGGACAAGGCCCGCTCGGCGGACGACAACCCCTGCTCGAACCTCACCTTCGGCTAG
- a CDS encoding RNA polymerase sigma factor, giving the protein MESDEDLLTRSAREPEAFELLVVRHSGVLHGYLSRRAPHAADDLLAEVWLQAFTGRGTYDADRGTSRTWLFGVARNVLSAHWRRRDHDGHALPGEERGSDPWHAVDQRLDAAAVAPLIRRTMAGLPDVERELLLLVAWEQLTPTEAAAVMGIPAGTARSRLHRARTRLRAALGTSPLVPLTGDFA; this is encoded by the coding sequence GTGGAATCGGACGAAGATCTGCTCACCCGCTCGGCGCGGGAGCCTGAGGCGTTCGAACTTTTGGTGGTACGGCACTCGGGGGTGCTGCACGGCTACCTCTCGCGCAGGGCGCCGCACGCCGCGGACGACCTGCTGGCAGAGGTATGGCTGCAGGCCTTCACCGGCCGCGGTACCTACGACGCCGACCGCGGCACCTCACGCACCTGGCTCTTCGGAGTGGCCAGGAACGTACTGTCCGCGCACTGGCGCCGGCGCGACCACGACGGGCACGCGCTCCCCGGCGAGGAGAGGGGCAGCGACCCCTGGCACGCGGTCGACCAGCGGCTGGACGCCGCCGCGGTCGCGCCGCTGATCCGCCGCACCATGGCCGGCCTGCCGGACGTGGAGCGCGAACTGCTGCTGCTGGTCGCCTGGGAGCAGCTCACGCCCACCGAGGCCGCCGCCGTGATGGGCATCCCCGCGGGCACGGCCCGCTCGCGGCTGCACCGCGCCCGGACCCGGCTGCGCGCCGCGCTCGGCACGTCCCCCTTGGTACCCCTGACAGGAGACTTCGCATGA
- a CDS encoding CU044_5270 family protein, which translates to MTEHDVDVLDFPGADRLRAAGDVAPPSSATVSAALTAVRAAAAPAPVRVRPLHRRRRILVSAAAVAAVAAGVAVYPAIGIGGSRPAAEASAAEFLHEMADTAAAKPDSSAPYWKVETRTSASSSPSGRVYPTTTRTEWLGRNKWFQVTAGNDAVGEFTGPANGWALTPDGHWLSTPGHHVAQPGRTEQTSWYVGSSPVPEKTVTWDELKTLPTEPKALRAKLLGDATGPQAELGLFNGIDALLADAPAGPQLRAALYEVLAGIPDVHLVGRAEDSTGRTGTAVELKAGAGSSRVIVDPKTSQLLETVTVTATEGVTGRTRTTYLSAGPADEAPRTTH; encoded by the coding sequence ATGACCGAGCACGACGTGGATGTCCTCGACTTCCCCGGCGCCGACCGGCTGCGGGCGGCGGGCGACGTCGCACCGCCGAGCAGCGCGACCGTGTCCGCCGCACTCACGGCCGTACGTGCGGCCGCGGCGCCCGCCCCCGTCCGCGTCCGCCCGCTCCACCGCAGGCGCCGGATCCTGGTCTCCGCGGCGGCGGTCGCGGCCGTCGCGGCCGGCGTGGCCGTGTACCCCGCGATCGGCATCGGGGGCAGCCGGCCGGCGGCGGAGGCGAGTGCGGCGGAGTTCCTCCACGAGATGGCGGACACCGCGGCTGCGAAGCCGGACTCCAGCGCCCCGTACTGGAAGGTGGAGACACGTACCTCGGCCTCCTCCTCTCCCTCAGGCCGGGTGTATCCCACCACGACCCGAACGGAGTGGCTCGGCCGGAACAAGTGGTTCCAGGTGACGGCCGGCAACGATGCGGTCGGGGAGTTCACCGGTCCGGCGAACGGCTGGGCCCTGACGCCCGACGGCCACTGGCTCTCCACGCCGGGCCACCACGTGGCGCAGCCCGGTCGCACCGAGCAGACGTCCTGGTACGTGGGTTCCTCGCCGGTCCCGGAGAAGACCGTCACCTGGGACGAGTTGAAGACCCTCCCGACCGAACCGAAGGCGCTCAGGGCCAAGCTCCTGGGCGACGCCACCGGGCCCCAGGCCGAGCTGGGACTCTTCAACGGCATCGACGCCCTGCTGGCCGACGCACCGGCCGGCCCCCAACTGCGCGCAGCCCTCTACGAGGTGCTCGCCGGCATCCCGGACGTCCACCTGGTCGGCCGGGCCGAGGACAGCACCGGCCGCACGGGAACCGCGGTCGAACTGAAGGCGGGGGCAGGGAGCAGCCGTGTGATCGTCGACCCGAAGACGTCCCAGCTCCTTGAGACGGTCACCGTGACCGCCACCGAGGGCGTCACCGGCAGGACGCGCACGACCTATCTCTCCGCAGGTCCGGCGGACGAGGCTCCGCGCACCACGCACTGA
- the tadA gene encoding tRNA adenosine(34) deaminase TadA yields MNDPHRDPLRDPWTGPMRLALDEAEQAARAGDVPVGAVLLAPDGTLLATGHNEREATGDPTAHAEVLALRRAAAKLGEWRLTGCTLVVTLEPCVMCAGALVQSRVDRVVFGALDEKAGAAGSLWDLVRDRRLNHRPEVIHGVLGEECSAQLTSFFRDR; encoded by the coding sequence ATGAACGACCCGCACCGCGATCCGCTGCGCGACCCCTGGACCGGGCCCATGCGCCTGGCCCTGGACGAGGCGGAGCAGGCCGCGCGGGCCGGCGACGTGCCGGTCGGCGCGGTCCTGCTCGCCCCGGACGGCACGCTGCTCGCCACCGGCCACAACGAACGCGAGGCGACCGGCGACCCGACCGCGCACGCCGAGGTCCTGGCGCTGCGGCGGGCGGCGGCGAAGCTCGGCGAGTGGCGGCTGACCGGCTGCACGCTGGTGGTGACCCTGGAGCCGTGCGTGATGTGCGCGGGTGCGCTCGTGCAGTCGCGGGTGGACCGGGTGGTCTTCGGGGCGCTGGACGAGAAGGCGGGTGCGGCGGGCTCGCTGTGGGATCTCGTACGGGACCGGAGGCTCAATCACCGGCCCGAGGTCATCCACGGTGTGCTCGGCGAGGAGTGCTCGGCGCAGCTGACTTCGTTCTTCCGGGACCGCTGA
- a CDS encoding tRNA adenosine deaminase-associated protein, with translation MYFAALLARTEDGWEASDTELDDVEALSDLTDLAREASVDEDTVLVVIEQEDAWFGVVRIDGEEDPRIYVSDAAAASRSSYGEILLTDELLGRDPADPDALEELADLDGTEDGEPDDDEDGDDTAVDEVDAVPAGPLGDTTILADLGLEEKALLSLGTDALADVADALGAAEVLETVR, from the coding sequence GTGTACTTCGCCGCACTGCTCGCGCGCACCGAAGACGGGTGGGAAGCGAGCGACACGGAGCTCGACGATGTCGAAGCCCTGTCGGATCTGACGGACCTGGCCCGGGAGGCCTCGGTCGACGAGGACACGGTTCTTGTCGTCATCGAACAGGAGGACGCCTGGTTCGGCGTCGTCCGCATCGACGGCGAGGAGGATCCGCGGATCTACGTCTCGGACGCGGCGGCCGCCAGCCGTTCCTCGTACGGGGAGATCCTCCTCACCGACGAACTGCTCGGCCGCGATCCGGCCGATCCGGACGCCCTGGAAGAGCTCGCCGACCTCGACGGCACGGAGGACGGAGAGCCCGACGACGACGAGGACGGTGACGACACGGCCGTCGACGAGGTGGACGCCGTACCGGCGGGCCCCCTCGGCGACACCACGATCCTCGCCGACCTGGGCCTGGAGGAGAAAGCGCTGCTCTCGCTCGGTACGGACGCGCTCGCCGACGTGGCGGACGCCCTGGGCGCCGCCGAAGTCCTGGAGACCGTCCGATAG
- the upp gene encoding uracil phosphoribosyltransferase — translation MRIHVVDHPLVAHKLTTLRDKRTDSATFRRLADELVTLLAYEATRDVRTEVVDIETPVTPTTGVKLSYPRPLVVPILRAGLGMLDGMVRLLPTAEVGFLGMIRNEETLEASTYATRMPEDLSGRQVYVLDPMLATGGTLVAAIRELIKRGADDVTAVVLLAAPEGVEIMERELAGTPVRVVTASIDERLNEHGYIVPGLGDAGDRMYGTVD, via the coding sequence ATGCGTATTCATGTCGTCGACCACCCGCTGGTGGCACACAAGCTCACCACGCTGCGCGACAAGCGCACCGACTCCGCCACCTTCCGCCGCCTCGCCGACGAGCTGGTCACCCTGCTCGCGTACGAGGCGACCCGGGACGTGCGCACGGAGGTCGTCGACATCGAGACCCCGGTCACGCCCACGACCGGTGTGAAGCTCTCCTACCCGCGGCCGCTGGTCGTCCCGATCCTGCGCGCCGGTCTCGGCATGCTGGACGGCATGGTGCGGCTGCTGCCGACCGCCGAGGTGGGCTTCCTGGGCATGATCCGTAACGAGGAGACCCTGGAGGCCTCCACGTACGCGACGCGCATGCCCGAGGACCTCTCGGGCCGCCAGGTCTACGTACTGGACCCGATGCTCGCCACCGGCGGCACGCTCGTCGCGGCGATCCGCGAGCTGATCAAGCGCGGCGCCGACGACGTGACCGCCGTCGTGCTCCTCGCGGCGCCCGAGGGCGTCGAGATCATGGAGCGCGAGCTGGCGGGCACGCCGGTGCGGGTCGTGACGGCCTCGATCGACGAGCGGCTCAACGAGCACGGCTACATCGTGCCGGGGCTCGGCGACGCGGGTGACCGGATGTACGGGACGGTCGACTAG
- a CDS encoding LytR C-terminal domain-containing protein → MSMLTPPGMGGKYRITGDRYPRMRRPRRRGRLIALIVAAAAALSVAGWGTLQLIDVFTGSGPKKSATVAAKGDPKPDCKVTPAPKPTVAPVPAKSLPKPAKIMVNVYNATARGGLAKTTADELRKRGFDIGKVGNAPAAYDKKVTGTGILVGPVPTPKGAFTVLGTQLPGTQQKTDARKTGDIDLILGTEFKALNTQKDADKALNALVHPSSAPSGKC, encoded by the coding sequence ATGAGCATGCTCACACCCCCCGGCATGGGCGGAAAGTACCGCATCACGGGTGACAGGTACCCGCGGATGCGACGCCCCCGGCGCCGCGGCCGGCTGATCGCCCTGATCGTGGCCGCAGCGGCCGCCCTCTCCGTCGCCGGATGGGGAACGCTGCAGCTCATCGATGTCTTCACCGGAAGCGGACCGAAGAAGTCCGCGACCGTCGCCGCCAAGGGCGACCCGAAGCCCGACTGCAAGGTCACCCCGGCGCCCAAGCCCACCGTGGCCCCGGTCCCCGCGAAGAGCCTCCCCAAGCCCGCGAAGATCATGGTCAACGTCTACAACGCGACCGCCCGCGGCGGCCTCGCCAAGACGACCGCCGACGAGCTCAGGAAGCGCGGCTTCGACATCGGCAAGGTGGGCAACGCCCCGGCCGCGTACGACAAGAAGGTGACCGGGACCGGGATACTGGTCGGCCCCGTCCCCACTCCCAAGGGCGCCTTCACCGTCCTCGGTACGCAGCTGCCCGGCACCCAGCAGAAGACCGACGCCCGCAAGACCGGCGACATCGACCTGATCCTCGGGACCGAGTTCAAGGCCCTGAACACGCAGAAGGACGCCGACAAGGCGTTGAACGCTCTGGTCCACCCCTCGTCGGCGCCCTCCGGAAAGTGCTGA
- a CDS encoding type II toxin-antitoxin system VapB family antitoxin codes for MIFKRIGSGRPYPDHGRESTRQWADVAPRPVRLDQLVTTKGQLDLETLLAEDSTFYGDLFAHVVKWQGDLYLEDGLHRAVRAALQQRQVLHARVLELG; via the coding sequence GTGATCTTCAAGCGCATCGGAAGCGGCCGGCCGTACCCCGACCACGGCCGGGAATCCACCCGGCAGTGGGCGGACGTCGCGCCGCGCCCGGTCCGGCTCGATCAGCTCGTGACCACCAAGGGCCAGCTGGACCTCGAAACGCTGCTCGCCGAGGACTCGACCTTCTACGGCGACCTCTTCGCCCACGTAGTGAAGTGGCAGGGCGACCTCTACCTGGAGGACGGACTGCACCGCGCGGTCCGCGCCGCGCTCCAGCAGCGCCAGGTGCTCCACGCCCGCGTGCTCGAACTCGGCTGA
- a CDS encoding helicase HerA-like domain-containing protein translates to MSDSEPLVAPEAPVPGAVPPEAAPAAAPEVAAAEAAPEVVPEKVTSAPALPQPALEIAAGYSFTGPALDLGALLWDGQCHADAQIRIPLSMLNRHGLVAGATGTGKTKTLQLIAEQLSANGVPVFLADIKGDVSGISAPGETNDKVQQRSGEVGQEWEGKGFPCEFYGLGGIGPGIPLRATVTSFGPVLLSKVLQLNQTQEQSLGLIFHYADTKGLELVDLKDLRAVVGFLVSDTGKGELKGIGGLSTVTAGVILRAITAFEQQGASEFFGEPEFDTSELMRLAQDGRGLVSVLELPAVQDKPQLFSTFLMWLLADLYGRLPEVGDLDRPKLVFFFDEAHLLFNGASKAFLESITQTVRLIRSKGVGIFFVTQTPKDVPADVLAQLGNRVQHALRAFTPDDAKALKATVKTFPNSPYDLEELLTGLGTGEAVITVLSEKGAPTPVAATRLRAPESLMGPIDAGALDQAVKASLLYGRYAEAVDRESAFEKLTAEQQAAEAAAIQAAEAAAAEKEAAKAPKKQDASIAQQVVGSGMFASLARSIGTQLGREISRSIFGTRKR, encoded by the coding sequence ATGAGTGACAGTGAGCCGCTGGTGGCACCGGAGGCGCCCGTTCCAGGGGCCGTACCCCCGGAGGCCGCGCCCGCCGCAGCACCCGAGGTGGCAGCGGCGGAGGCCGCGCCCGAAGTCGTACCCGAGAAGGTGACGTCCGCGCCCGCGCTGCCGCAGCCGGCGCTGGAGATCGCGGCCGGATACAGCTTCACCGGACCCGCGCTCGATCTGGGCGCCCTGCTGTGGGACGGGCAGTGCCATGCGGACGCGCAGATCCGTATCCCGCTGTCGATGCTCAACCGGCACGGGCTCGTCGCGGGCGCGACCGGCACCGGCAAGACGAAGACCCTGCAGCTCATCGCCGAGCAGCTCTCGGCCAACGGCGTCCCGGTCTTCCTCGCCGACATCAAGGGCGACGTCTCGGGGATCTCGGCGCCCGGCGAGACCAACGACAAGGTGCAGCAACGGTCCGGCGAGGTCGGGCAGGAGTGGGAGGGCAAGGGCTTCCCGTGCGAGTTCTACGGACTCGGCGGCATCGGCCCCGGCATCCCGCTGCGGGCGACGGTCACCAGCTTCGGTCCCGTACTGCTGTCGAAGGTGCTGCAGCTCAACCAGACGCAGGAGCAGTCGCTCGGCCTGATCTTCCACTACGCGGACACCAAGGGCCTGGAGCTCGTCGACCTGAAGGACCTGCGGGCCGTCGTCGGCTTCCTCGTCTCGGACACGGGCAAGGGCGAACTGAAGGGGATCGGCGGCCTGTCGACGGTCACGGCAGGGGTGATCCTGCGGGCCATCACCGCCTTCGAGCAGCAGGGTGCGAGCGAATTCTTCGGTGAGCCGGAGTTCGACACGAGCGAGCTGATGCGGCTGGCGCAGGACGGGCGCGGCTTGGTGTCGGTGCTCGAACTGCCCGCCGTACAGGACAAACCGCAGCTCTTCTCGACGTTCCTGATGTGGCTGCTCGCCGATCTGTACGGGCGGCTGCCCGAGGTCGGGGACCTGGACCGGCCCAAGCTCGTCTTCTTCTTCGACGAGGCGCATCTGCTCTTCAACGGCGCCTCGAAGGCCTTCCTGGAGTCGATCACGCAGACCGTACGGCTGATCCGCTCGAAGGGCGTCGGCATCTTCTTCGTCACCCAGACGCCGAAGGACGTACCGGCGGACGTGCTGGCGCAGCTCGGCAACCGGGTGCAGCACGCGCTGCGCGCGTTCACGCCGGACGACGCGAAGGCGCTCAAGGCGACGGTGAAGACCTTCCCCAACTCCCCTTACGACCTGGAGGAGTTGCTGACGGGTCTCGGCACGGGCGAGGCGGTCATCACCGTGCTGAGCGAGAAGGGCGCCCCGACGCCGGTGGCCGCGACGCGGCTGCGTGCGCCGGAGTCGCTGATGGGGCCGATCGACGCGGGCGCACTGGACCAGGCGGTCAAGGCGTCGCTGCTGTACGGGCGTTACGCGGAGGCGGTCGACCGCGAGTCGGCGTTCGAGAAGCTCACCGCCGAACAGCAGGCGGCGGAAGCGGCGGCGATCCAGGCGGCCGAGGCGGCCGCGGCGGAGAAGGAGGCGGCGAAGGCGCCGAAGAAGCAGGACGCGTCGATCGCCCAACAGGTGGTGGGCAGCGGGATGTTCGCGTCGCTGGCGCGGTCGATCGGGACGCAGCTCGGACGGGAGATCTCGCGGTCGATCTTCGGGACGCGCAAGCGCTGA